A section of the Streptomyces sp. NBC_01591 genome encodes:
- a CDS encoding ABC transporter substrate-binding protein — protein MRTTLRISRAAAVFTAVGALALTGCSDDGGKDNPDKSSGSGKGSPSSVVLPKLDGEKLSVAAVWTGTEQANFVKVLKEFENRTGAKVTFVPAQDPIVNFLGTKIAGGQPPDVAMIPQVGAIQQAAQKKWAKPVGPEAKAQLAKNYSKVWQDLGAVDGAQYGVYFKAANKSLIWYNAKAFENAGAAEPKTWKDFLKTAETVSASGVTPVSVGGADGWTLTDWFENIYLSQAGPEKYDQLAQHKIKWTDPSVKDALTTLAQLFGKPSLIAGGADGALQTEFPASVTQTFTGGDQPKAAMVFEGDFVGVNIAQTKAKIGTDAKVFPFPAVGAESPVVTGGDAAVALKDGKGAQALLTWLASTDAAQIMAEQGGFISPNKALDASAYPNEVQRTMAKALISAGDSVRFDMSDQAPQSFGGTPGKGEWKTLQDFLKNPKDIAGTQAKLESDAAKAYKS, from the coding sequence ATGCGCACAACCCTTCGGATCAGCAGGGCCGCCGCGGTGTTCACCGCCGTCGGCGCACTGGCCCTCACCGGATGCAGTGACGACGGCGGAAAGGACAACCCGGACAAGAGCTCGGGGAGCGGCAAGGGAAGCCCCTCCAGCGTCGTACTGCCCAAGCTGGACGGCGAGAAGCTCTCGGTCGCGGCCGTCTGGACCGGTACCGAGCAGGCCAACTTCGTCAAGGTCCTCAAGGAGTTCGAGAACCGCACGGGCGCGAAGGTCACCTTCGTCCCGGCGCAGGACCCGATCGTCAACTTCCTCGGTACGAAGATCGCGGGAGGACAGCCGCCGGACGTCGCGATGATCCCGCAGGTCGGCGCGATCCAGCAGGCCGCCCAGAAGAAGTGGGCGAAGCCGGTCGGCCCCGAGGCCAAGGCCCAGCTGGCCAAGAACTACTCGAAGGTCTGGCAGGACCTGGGCGCGGTGGACGGCGCCCAGTACGGCGTCTACTTCAAGGCCGCCAACAAGTCCCTGATCTGGTACAACGCCAAGGCGTTCGAGAACGCGGGCGCGGCCGAGCCGAAGACCTGGAAGGACTTCCTCAAGACCGCCGAGACGGTCTCCGCATCGGGTGTCACCCCGGTCTCGGTCGGTGGCGCGGACGGCTGGACCCTCACCGACTGGTTCGAGAACATCTACCTCTCCCAGGCCGGTCCGGAGAAGTACGACCAGCTGGCCCAGCACAAGATCAAGTGGACGGACCCGTCCGTCAAGGACGCGCTGACCACGCTCGCGCAGCTCTTCGGCAAGCCGTCGCTGATCGCGGGCGGCGCCGACGGCGCCCTGCAGACGGAGTTCCCGGCCTCGGTCACCCAGACGTTCACGGGCGGCGACCAGCCCAAGGCCGCGATGGTCTTCGAGGGTGACTTCGTGGGCGTCAACATCGCGCAGACGAAGGCGAAGATCGGGACCGACGCCAAGGTGTTCCCGTTCCCGGCGGTCGGTGCCGAGTCCCCCGTCGTGACCGGCGGCGACGCCGCGGTGGCGCTGAAGGACGGCAAGGGTGCCCAGGCCCTGCTGACCTGGCTGGCTTCGACCGACGCCGCGCAGATCATGGCCGAGCAGGGCGGGTTCATCTCGCCGAACAAGGCCCTGGACGCCTCCGCTTACCCGAACGAGGTGCAGCGCACGATGGCGAAGGCGCTGATCTCGGCCGGTGACTCCGTCCGGTTCGACATGTCCGACCAGGCGCCGCAGTCGTTCGGCGGGACGCCCGGCAAGGGCGAGTGGAAGACCCTCCAGGACTTCCTGAAGAACCCGAAGGACATCGCGGGGACCCAGGCGAAGCTGGAGTCCGACGCGGCCAAGGCGTACAAGAGCTGA
- a CDS encoding carbohydrate ABC transporter permease, which yields MTTSAAGGADAVPPADTQSSAGPSVPAPRKPSDPPSGGPGRSRRSVTGTRRFIAALFLAPALVLLGALVVYPIVYSVYRSFLDQAGTGFAGLDNYKALFTDDTIRTAVKNNAIWVVLAPTVSTALGLIFAVLTERIRWGTAFKLVVFMPMAISMLAAGIIFRLVYDAAPERGVANAVWVGVHDTFNESAGYPKAHPLPVHPLKAGDGGSFVTKAPIRAGQPVQLPLVGVIPANMPKDAKPAKAAAAGDGEIAGTAWLDFTKGGGGRPNVIDTKELGLKGLKVEAVKDGKVVASATAGADGTFTLPASADGAGIRLPVSNFKEPYNGVEWLGPTLVTPGIIGSYVWMWAGFAMVLIAAGLAGLPRELLEAARVDGANEWQVFRRITVPMLAPVLVVVLVTLMINVLKIFDLVFIIAPGSSQDDANVLALQLYRSSFGTDADLGIGSAIAVLLLLLVLPVMYVNIRRIRKEGRR from the coding sequence ATGACGACATCCGCAGCGGGGGGCGCCGACGCGGTGCCCCCCGCCGACACGCAATCGTCCGCGGGGCCATCGGTACCCGCGCCCAGGAAGCCGTCGGATCCGCCGTCCGGCGGCCCGGGACGCAGCCGCCGAAGTGTGACCGGCACCCGCCGGTTCATCGCGGCCCTCTTCCTGGCACCCGCGCTGGTGCTGCTGGGCGCGCTCGTGGTCTATCCGATCGTGTACTCCGTCTACCGGTCGTTCCTCGACCAGGCGGGTACGGGCTTCGCCGGACTCGACAACTACAAGGCGCTGTTCACGGACGACACCATCCGTACGGCGGTCAAGAACAACGCGATCTGGGTCGTGCTCGCGCCGACGGTCTCCACGGCCCTCGGGCTGATCTTCGCGGTGCTGACGGAGCGGATCCGCTGGGGCACGGCGTTCAAGCTGGTCGTCTTCATGCCGATGGCGATCTCCATGCTCGCCGCCGGCATCATCTTCCGGCTGGTGTACGACGCCGCCCCGGAGCGCGGGGTCGCCAACGCCGTATGGGTGGGTGTGCACGACACGTTCAACGAGTCGGCGGGGTACCCGAAGGCGCACCCGCTGCCCGTCCACCCGCTCAAGGCGGGCGACGGCGGCTCGTTCGTCACCAAGGCGCCGATACGGGCCGGGCAGCCGGTGCAGCTGCCGCTGGTCGGTGTGATCCCGGCGAACATGCCGAAGGACGCGAAGCCCGCGAAGGCCGCCGCGGCAGGGGACGGCGAGATCGCCGGCACCGCGTGGCTGGACTTCACCAAGGGCGGTGGCGGCCGGCCCAACGTCATCGACACCAAGGAGCTGGGGCTCAAGGGCCTCAAGGTCGAGGCGGTCAAGGACGGCAAGGTGGTCGCCTCGGCGACGGCGGGCGCGGACGGTACGTTCACCCTGCCCGCGTCGGCGGACGGCGCCGGAATCCGGCTCCCCGTCTCGAACTTCAAGGAACCGTACAACGGGGTCGAGTGGCTCGGCCCGACCCTCGTCACCCCCGGGATCATCGGTTCCTACGTCTGGATGTGGGCCGGGTTCGCGATGGTGCTGATCGCGGCGGGGCTCGCGGGGCTGCCCCGTGAACTCCTCGAAGCGGCCCGGGTGGACGGCGCGAACGAGTGGCAGGTGTTCCGCCGGATCACGGTGCCGATGCTCGCGCCCGTGCTCGTGGTGGTGCTGGTCACGCTGATGATCAACGTGCTGAAGATCTTCGACCTGGTCTTCATCATCGCGCCGGGTTCCTCGCAGGACGACGCGAACGTGCTGGCGCTCCAGCTCTACCGGTCCTCGTTCGGTACGGACGCGGACCTCGGGATCGGCAGCGCCATCGCCGTACTCCTGCTGCTGCTGGTACTCCCGGTGATGTACGTCAACATCCGCCGGATCCGGAAGGAGGGGCGCCGATGA
- a CDS encoding carbohydrate ABC transporter permease yields the protein MTTASTTSTTAGDVPVKAERSLGARLAARAGGGAMRIFLVLVALFWLMPTIGLLLSSLRGADDIASTGWWKVLTAPSQLTFDNYSRLLDNSTITNSLLSTVMITVPATVLVVVIGSLAGYAFAWMEFPGRDWWFLVVVGLLVVPVQVALVPVSKLFGAVGIFETTFGVIIFHTAFGLPFAIFLLRNFFAEIPRELLEAARLDGAGEIRLFTRVVMPLGGPAIASLGIFQFLWVWNDMLVALIFADSDSPPITVALQQQVRQFGNNIDVLAPGAFVSMVIPLAVFFAFQRQFVSGVMAGAVK from the coding sequence ATGACGACAGCGTCGACCACGAGCACGACAGCCGGAGATGTTCCGGTGAAGGCCGAGCGGTCCCTCGGCGCACGTCTCGCCGCCCGCGCCGGCGGCGGTGCGATGCGGATCTTCCTCGTCCTGGTGGCCCTGTTCTGGCTGATGCCGACGATCGGGCTGCTGCTGTCCTCGCTGCGCGGCGCGGACGACATCGCGTCGACGGGCTGGTGGAAGGTCCTCACGGCCCCGTCCCAGCTCACCTTCGACAACTACTCCCGGCTGCTCGACAATTCGACGATCACCAACTCCCTCCTCAGCACGGTCATGATCACCGTCCCGGCGACCGTCCTGGTCGTCGTGATCGGTTCACTGGCCGGATACGCCTTCGCCTGGATGGAGTTCCCCGGCCGCGACTGGTGGTTCCTGGTGGTCGTGGGGCTGTTGGTGGTCCCGGTGCAGGTCGCCCTGGTCCCGGTCTCCAAGCTCTTCGGTGCGGTCGGGATCTTCGAGACGACCTTCGGCGTGATCATCTTCCACACGGCCTTCGGTCTGCCCTTCGCGATCTTCCTGCTGCGGAACTTCTTCGCGGAGATCCCGAGGGAGCTGCTGGAGGCGGCCCGGCTCGACGGGGCGGGCGAGATCCGGCTCTTCACCCGGGTCGTGATGCCGCTGGGCGGTCCGGCGATCGCCTCGCTCGGGATCTTCCAGTTCCTCTGGGTGTGGAACGACATGCTGGTCGCGCTGATCTTCGCGGACTCGGACTCCCCGCCGATCACGGTGGCTCTGCAGCAGCAGGTACGGCAGTTCGGCAACAACATCGACGTGCTGGCGCCCGGCGCCTTCGTGTCGATGGTGATTCCGCTGGCGGTCTTCTTCGCCTTCCAGCGTCAGTTCGTCTCCGGCGTGATGGCGGGCGCGGTGAAGTAG
- a CDS encoding bifunctional glycosyltransferase/class I SAM-dependent methyltransferase gives MKESPSPRIGILVVAYNAETTLERTLDRIPEDFRSKVAEILILDDASHDATFTAGCRWSQTEGMPRTVVMRHTKNLGYGGNQKAGYALAAEHGLDIIVLLHGDGQYAPEFLPDMVAPIERGECEAVFGSRMMKSGSALKGGMPMYKWLGNRILTRLENTLLGSQLTEFHSGYRAYSVAALKKLPIHRNTDAFDFDTQIIVQLLNEGMRIKEIPVPTYYGDEICYVNGMKYAKDVVKDVLEYRLAVKGFGTCGWIPKPVEYAFKEGDGSSHAVILERMRSLPPGRVLDLGCSGGLFAQRLEALGHEVTGVDYVEVPGVREKCTHFHLANLEEGLPVEIGVDYDYVVAGDVIEHLSRPERVLAEVAEVLRPGGHVLLSVPNFSHWYSRLRVALGVFGYDRRGILDETHLRFFTRASLRRTVREAGYDVLGIASTGAPFWALLGGGPLPAVLGGVSKLLTRIRPTLFGYQHVALLTPHAAETIIAGEHVDVQDILNRQYAPADRVGV, from the coding sequence GTGAAGGAAAGCCCGAGCCCCAGGATCGGCATCCTGGTGGTCGCGTACAACGCCGAGACGACGCTGGAGAGGACCCTCGACCGCATTCCGGAGGACTTCCGGTCCAAGGTCGCCGAAATCCTCATTCTCGACGACGCGAGCCATGACGCGACCTTCACCGCGGGCTGCCGCTGGTCGCAGACGGAGGGAATGCCGCGCACCGTGGTGATGCGGCACACCAAGAACCTCGGATACGGCGGAAACCAGAAGGCCGGATACGCGCTGGCCGCCGAACACGGACTCGACATCATCGTGCTGCTGCACGGCGACGGACAGTACGCCCCGGAATTCCTGCCCGACATGGTCGCGCCGATCGAACGCGGCGAATGCGAGGCCGTCTTCGGCTCACGGATGATGAAATCCGGGTCCGCGCTCAAGGGCGGCATGCCGATGTACAAATGGCTCGGCAACCGCATTCTCACCCGCCTGGAGAACACCCTTCTCGGATCGCAGCTCACCGAATTCCACTCCGGCTACCGCGCCTACAGCGTCGCGGCACTCAAGAAGCTGCCGATCCACCGGAACACCGACGCGTTCGACTTCGACACCCAGATCATCGTCCAGCTGCTCAACGAGGGGATGCGGATCAAGGAGATCCCCGTCCCCACGTACTACGGCGACGAGATCTGCTATGTCAACGGCATGAAGTACGCGAAGGACGTCGTCAAGGACGTCCTCGAATACCGGCTCGCCGTCAAGGGATTCGGCACCTGCGGCTGGATCCCCAAGCCCGTCGAGTACGCGTTCAAGGAGGGCGACGGCTCCTCGCACGCCGTCATCCTGGAGAGGATGCGCAGCCTCCCGCCCGGCCGGGTCCTCGACCTCGGCTGCTCCGGCGGCCTGTTCGCACAGCGCCTCGAAGCCCTCGGCCACGAGGTGACGGGCGTGGACTACGTCGAGGTCCCCGGGGTACGCGAGAAGTGCACCCACTTCCACCTCGCCAACCTGGAGGAGGGGCTGCCGGTCGAGATCGGTGTCGACTACGACTACGTGGTCGCCGGCGACGTCATCGAGCACCTCTCCCGCCCCGAGCGGGTACTCGCCGAGGTCGCCGAAGTACTGCGGCCCGGCGGCCATGTGCTGCTCTCCGTACCGAACTTCAGCCACTGGTACTCACGGCTGCGGGTCGCGCTCGGAGTCTTCGGTTACGACCGGCGCGGCATTCTCGACGAAACGCATCTGCGCTTCTTCACCCGGGCCAGCCTGCGCCGCACGGTCAGGGAAGCGGGCTACGACGTCCTCGGCATCGCGTCGACCGGGGCCCCGTTCTGGGCGCTGCTCGGCGGAGGACCGCTCCCCGCGGTGCTGGGCGGAGTGTCGAAACTGCTCACCCGGATCCGGCCGACGCTGTTCGGCTATCAGCACGTCGCACTGCTCACCCCGCATGCGGCCGAGACGATCATCGCTGGAGAGCACGTCGATGTACAGGACATCCTCAACCGACAGTACGCCCCTGCCGACCGGGTCGGCGTCTGA
- a CDS encoding bifunctional glycosyltransferase/CDP-glycerol:glycerophosphate glycerophosphotransferase, which translates to MLNMPPRLSVVVPVHNVELYLTDCLKSLAEQTMADLEVVMVDDGSTDDSAALAAGFAEQDGRFRLVSQENGGLGHARNTGVRNCDPGARHLAFVDSDDVLPPRAYELLVGALDETGSDLASGNVLRLLTGGRLQQSPNFRKPMATTRLRTHISRDWDLAADRTACNKVFRRSFWDEHAFAFPVGALHEDIPVVLPAHFLARSVDVLKDAVYHWRERAGSTTTRRAVVRGVQDRVSHVLGVSAFLDEHRGAADKRRYESHVLANDLWYFMEALPDGDEEYRRAFVTYANEFTDQADPAVLDALPLRLRLMWYLVRERRTDELLNLLAFDKAEPGAFAVRGVRRRTASFPALTRPVPRSVLRVGDRDLPLTARLRDAYWQGGKLHLRGYAYIRNLPAGSRAGEFRAGWLRAGRRHVVPLRLRTVDEPEATARSRQSLHDYDRSGFETVVDPARLRIDAGGSLERLTWRPEIGIAGHGLLRRSELSTDEAAAPPPVHRPDGDHRIVPAFDGGKLVLHAERIDARFETHRAGDMGDGSAAVVIDGMIRDRLGQGPLRLALTHRPSGTSFDCPVTVHEGTVPSAAGWWRFTADVPLDAFAAARPGTAQGAGRAQMPYSLHLVGPDGGGTPVDVPGPVLPGRYPLAGNGDERRELGLTADSRGNLLISDRTVQPAVDLATWTEDGQLLLEGTFPGLPESTFPGLPEGTFPDRPEWPVELVARHSGHGEEAVFPLALSGAAGARRFRAALRPDAIEGPGGKLPLGQGNWYLFLREKGARDEADGAPLRMPAAAHRTLPVSRTLAGRTYIVERRFHDQLLINSAPVLTAGERGPRAKRLLRDGYRARRTAPLRDTVLYSSFDGRQYSDSPRAIHEEVARRGAELEHLWVVRDQQARIPAGATAVEHGSAAWHEALARSRYVVTNTQLPEWFERRDGQCVVQTWHGTPLKRIGLDLAGTARADAAHIATIEHRARQWSFLVSPNSFSTPVLRRSFGYRGEVLECGYPRNDLFHASDRTKVAAAVRERLAVPEGKRLVLYAPTWREDQSLGGGRYALDLRLDLAAAERELGADTVLLVRRHYLVSDRVPDSSSGFVRDVSRYGDVGELMLISDALVTDYSSLMFDFARTGRPMLFHTYDLAHYRDTLRGFCFDFEARAPGPLIPGSTGLVEALRDPERATAGHAQAYEAFRRDFCDLDDGHAAAGVVDRML; encoded by the coding sequence GTGCTCAACATGCCGCCACGGCTCAGTGTCGTCGTCCCGGTCCACAACGTCGAGCTCTATCTGACGGACTGCCTGAAGTCCCTCGCGGAGCAGACCATGGCCGACCTGGAGGTGGTGATGGTCGACGACGGGTCCACCGACGACAGCGCGGCCCTGGCCGCCGGGTTCGCCGAACAGGACGGCAGGTTCCGGCTGGTGAGCCAGGAGAACGGCGGGCTCGGGCACGCCCGTAACACCGGGGTCCGCAACTGCGACCCGGGCGCCCGCCATCTCGCCTTCGTCGACAGCGACGACGTGCTGCCGCCCCGCGCGTACGAACTCCTCGTCGGCGCCCTGGACGAGACGGGCTCGGACCTCGCGTCCGGCAATGTGCTGCGGCTGCTGACCGGCGGCCGGCTCCAGCAGTCGCCGAACTTCCGCAAGCCGATGGCGACCACCCGGCTGCGCACCCACATCTCGCGGGACTGGGACCTGGCCGCCGACCGGACCGCCTGCAACAAGGTCTTCCGCCGGTCCTTCTGGGACGAGCACGCCTTCGCCTTCCCGGTCGGCGCCCTCCACGAGGACATCCCGGTCGTCCTGCCCGCCCACTTCCTGGCCCGCTCCGTCGACGTGCTGAAGGACGCCGTCTACCACTGGCGCGAGCGGGCGGGCTCGACCACCACCCGCCGCGCCGTCGTCCGCGGCGTCCAGGACCGGGTCTCGCACGTACTGGGCGTCTCCGCCTTCCTCGACGAGCACCGCGGCGCCGCCGACAAGCGGCGGTACGAGTCCCATGTGCTCGCCAACGACCTCTGGTACTTCATGGAGGCGCTGCCCGACGGCGACGAGGAGTACCGGCGCGCCTTCGTCACGTACGCCAACGAGTTCACCGACCAGGCGGACCCGGCCGTCCTCGACGCGCTGCCGCTGCGGCTGCGCCTGATGTGGTACCTCGTGCGCGAACGGCGGACCGACGAACTGCTGAACCTGCTCGCCTTCGACAAGGCCGAGCCGGGCGCGTTCGCGGTACGGGGGGTGCGCCGCCGCACCGCCTCCTTCCCCGCCCTCACCCGGCCGGTGCCGCGCTCGGTGCTGCGGGTGGGCGACCGGGACCTGCCGCTCACCGCCCGGCTGCGGGACGCCTACTGGCAGGGCGGCAAGCTGCATCTCAGGGGATACGCGTACATCCGCAACCTGCCGGCCGGTTCCCGGGCCGGCGAGTTCCGGGCCGGCTGGCTGCGGGCCGGACGTCGGCACGTGGTGCCGCTGCGGCTGCGTACGGTCGACGAGCCGGAGGCCACCGCCCGGTCCCGGCAGAGCCTGCACGACTACGACAGGTCGGGCTTCGAGACCGTCGTCGACCCGGCCAGGCTCCGCATCGACGCGGGCGGCAGCCTCGAACGGCTCACCTGGCGCCCGGAGATCGGCATCGCCGGCCACGGCCTGCTGCGCCGCTCCGAGCTCTCGACGGACGAGGCGGCCGCCCCGCCGCCCGTGCACCGCCCCGACGGCGACCACCGCATCGTGCCCGCCTTCGACGGCGGCAAGCTGGTGCTGCACGCCGAGCGGATCGACGCCCGCTTCGAGACGCACCGCGCGGGCGACATGGGCGACGGGTCCGCCGCCGTGGTCATCGACGGGATGATCCGCGACCGGCTCGGCCAGGGGCCGCTGCGCCTCGCGCTCACCCACCGTCCCTCCGGCACCTCCTTCGACTGCCCGGTGACGGTGCACGAGGGCACCGTGCCCTCGGCGGCGGGATGGTGGCGGTTCACCGCGGACGTCCCGCTCGACGCCTTCGCCGCCGCCCGGCCGGGCACGGCACAGGGGGCGGGGCGCGCCCAGATGCCGTACAGCCTGCATCTCGTCGGACCGGACGGGGGTGGGACGCCGGTCGACGTGCCGGGACCGGTACTGCCGGGCCGCTACCCGCTGGCCGGGAACGGCGACGAGCGGCGCGAACTCGGCCTCACCGCCGACTCCCGGGGCAATCTGCTGATCAGCGACCGCACCGTGCAGCCCGCCGTCGACCTGGCGACCTGGACGGAGGACGGACAGCTCCTCCTGGAGGGCACGTTCCCCGGCCTTCCGGAGAGTACTTTCCCCGGCCTTCCGGAGGGCACCTTCCCGGATCGCCCGGAATGGCCCGTCGAGTTGGTGGCCCGGCACAGCGGGCACGGCGAGGAGGCCGTCTTCCCCCTCGCTCTCTCCGGGGCCGCCGGGGCCCGGCGGTTCAGGGCCGCGCTCCGGCCGGACGCCATCGAGGGCCCCGGCGGGAAACTGCCGCTGGGCCAGGGGAACTGGTACCTCTTCCTCCGCGAGAAGGGCGCCCGGGACGAGGCGGACGGTGCCCCGCTGCGGATGCCGGCCGCCGCCCACCGCACCCTGCCCGTCTCCCGCACCCTCGCCGGCCGGACGTACATCGTCGAACGGCGCTTCCACGACCAGCTGCTGATCAACAGCGCGCCGGTGCTCACCGCCGGGGAACGCGGTCCGCGCGCCAAGCGGCTGCTGCGCGACGGGTACCGGGCCCGGCGCACCGCACCGCTGCGCGACACGGTGCTGTACAGCAGCTTCGACGGCCGGCAGTACTCCGACTCGCCGCGTGCGATCCATGAGGAGGTGGCCCGGCGCGGCGCCGAGCTGGAGCATCTGTGGGTGGTGCGCGACCAGCAGGCCCGTATCCCGGCGGGCGCCACGGCCGTCGAGCACGGCTCCGCCGCCTGGCACGAGGCGCTGGCCCGCAGCCGGTACGTCGTCACCAACACCCAGCTCCCCGAGTGGTTCGAGCGGCGCGACGGCCAGTGTGTCGTCCAGACCTGGCACGGCACCCCGCTCAAGCGCATCGGTCTCGACCTCGCGGGTACGGCGCGGGCCGACGCCGCCCACATCGCCACCATCGAGCACCGTGCCCGCCAGTGGAGCTTCCTGGTCTCGCCGAACAGCTTCTCCACCCCCGTCCTGAGGCGCTCGTTCGGCTACCGGGGCGAGGTCCTGGAGTGCGGCTACCCCCGCAACGACCTGTTCCACGCCTCGGACCGGACCAAGGTCGCCGCAGCGGTACGGGAGCGGCTCGCCGTCCCCGAGGGCAAGCGGCTCGTGCTGTACGCGCCGACCTGGCGGGAGGACCAGTCGCTCGGCGGCGGCCGTTACGCCCTCGACCTGCGGCTCGACCTGGCCGCCGCCGAACGCGAACTCGGCGCGGACACCGTCCTGTTGGTGCGCCGCCACTACCTGGTGAGCGACCGCGTCCCGGACAGCAGCAGTGGCTTCGTCCGTGACGTCTCGCGCTACGGGGACGTCGGCGAGCTGATGCTGATCAGCGACGCCCTGGTCACCGACTACTCCTCGCTGATGTTCGACTTCGCCCGGACCGGCCGCCCGATGCTCTTCCACACCTACGACCTGGCGCACTACCGCGACACCCTGCGCGGCTTCTGCTTCGACTTCGAGGCCCGCGCCCCCGGCCCGCTGATCCCCGGTTCCACCGGCCTCGTCGAGGCGCTGCGCGATCCGGAGCGGGCCACCGCGGGACACGCGCAGGCGTACGAGGCATTCCGCCGGGACTTCTGCGACCTGGACGACGGGCACGCGGCGGCGGGCGTGGTCGACCGAATGCTGTAA